In Camelina sativa cultivar DH55 chromosome 13, Cs, whole genome shotgun sequence, the genomic window CTTCATTGATGTTCATTTCTTGGATACAGTGTTAAGGATGAAAGAGAAGATCGAGGAGTTTCAAGCGATCCCTGTTTACAAACAAACCCTTTTCTTCCAAGGCAAGGTTCTTCAAGACCCTCTTCATTACTTTGAATGCCGTATCCCAGAAAACTCtcgtctctttctctccatCTCTCCTTGCCACAACCCTAATCATAACAGCAACGATCTAGTGCCTCAAACCGAGCAATCTCCATCAAATCCAATTCATGGGTTCGTTCACAATCAACATTTGCCTGTTATGATGAGCAACAAATATCAAGTGCCTGGGAGAATCCAAAAGGTCATGGCGAGGAGGATCGACAACGGGTCATCACGACCGTCGTATTCACTTGATGAGTTACTTGGCCCTCAAGATTTACCGCCTGTGACGGTTGGTAGCACAAAAAACAGGTATCAAAAAGTGGTTCAACCGGAGCAATGTTCATCGTCAGACTCAGTCAGAGAGGTCATCAACATTCCAGATTCGCCTGTGAGGAGCAAGACCATCCCATCGATAAAGCTGACAGTATTTGTGAAGCCATTTGAAGAGACCAGGATGATTCCAGTGGAGGTTAATGCAGGTGATCACGTTGAAGAACTGATGAGAGAGCTGGTTAAGATGAAAGAGAGGGGTGAGTTAAATCTGCCTCTCGAATGGTATTACTTTATACTCAGAGGGCGAATACTGTTGGAAACTAAGTCATTCATGTGGAACCATGTTGCTGACGGCGATACAATTGAGCTTAAACTCTTTGCAGCCTCCTCTTACTTTGTATAGCTCCTTAGTCTTTCTTGCAGCCTTGTACCAAAATTGTCTTCTTATAGATCATAAATAAGAACAATAACTATATGGTACTTTGTTCAAACCTTAATAAACAAACTGCTGCTGCGGATACTTGACAAGTTATATGCCAGAGCCATGATTCACTCTGTTTGTGCTCTGTTTTGGCCTCGGGTTTTTATTTAAATCTCTCTCTTCTAGGATTCTTGGACGCATTGCAGCAGTGTATGGATAGTAGGAACATTCTATTGATATCATGTTAATATCAGTAAGCAATTTTTGGACAAAGATTTGACATAAGACATGTAGCACATGCACATGTAAGCAATTTTAAGGAAAATTTTATGCGTTGCTTTTTTGTGCATACGAAATCAGATGTTATAGCTAAAACCCGTAATTTAAAGAGACAAAGAAGCATTATGATCATGCTTGAACCGAGCTTAACTCTCTGCAATCTCCTCCTTCCTTATACCGTTCAGTCTTTCTTGAAGTTGCAAATAAGAACAACTTTGTTCAAAACGAGGCCTTTCATTAACTTAAACAGCACGTAACCAATAGGGTTGAAATTGTGCCAGGCCCAAACCTGACCCATTTGATACGTGAATCAAATGATATCTAAACCAAATTGTGAGGAGAAGTTTACGTCACAAATCagcactctttctctctcttttttttttcttcttcacgcATTGAACTTGAAAAACCATTGATACAAGTATGGAGGTGATCATCAAGAATCATGGTCATGAAGTCTGCGTTATCGAAGTGGTTAGCTTTGATACAGTGTTAGCTATCAAAGAGAAGATAGAGAGGAGTCTAGGTATTCCTGTTTCCAAACAAACCCTTTTCTTTAAAgggaagcttcttcttcaagaccATCTTAATGCTGCACAATGTAAGATCGTCAACAATTCTAGTCTCGAACTATTCTCCTCTTCTTACCGTTATAACCCTAATGACAACAACAACGATCAAGTTCTTCATCAAACCCAGCAATCTCCAGCACCGTCAAACTTAACCCGTCAGATCATTCACGGTCATCAAGATTGCCCGGTGATGGTGAGGAGCGACACCAA contains:
- the LOC104738488 gene encoding uncharacterized protein LOC104738488; amino-acid sequence: MKEKIEEFQAIPVYKQTLFFQGKVLQDPLHYFECRIPENSRLFLSISPCHNPNHNSNDLVPQTEQSPSNPIHGFVHNQHLPVMMSNKYQVPGRIQKVMARRIDNGSSRPSYSLDELLGPQDLPPVTVGSTKNRYQKVVQPEQCSSSDSVREVINIPDSPVRSKTIPSIKLTVFVKPFEETRMIPVEVNAGDHVEELMRELVKMKERGELNLPLEWYYFILRGRILLETKSFMWNHVADGDTIELKLFAASSYFV